aatattaaaacaataaaaggcttgaactacttcagttgtgtataatgaatctaaaatatatcaaagtctaatgtttatcagtccattacagaaaataatgaactttatcactctatgctaatgttttgagaaggacctgtaTGAGGACTGCTTTTGAATCACAAAATTGTGTGTGGAGGATAGGAATTTAATCTGAATCTGGCAACAATGATCAGATAAACAGTTTGCAGGACAAACAATATGCAGTGAAATGTCTAACATTTAATTACCAATGCATTTTATCCCAAAACAAATACTGTTTTGTCATTGTGCTGCTGTGCTGCAGCAATTCTTGGCCTTTAGCTATAAAGGGAACATCATTATGAGCATGACTctcgtgtaaatgcatttattttattggtCTGGGTCAGTGGTGCCTTCAGAAATTATTTACAGTAGTAGCCAGATGGCGAcatttaaaatcttggggtggcacagtaACACTAATATCCATAATTTCAGGATATAATTTTACTGTTGCAGTAAACCAGACTCTACAACACTGAGTTTAAttgaccttcatgtgaaagacaGTTGGTGAAAATATTTCAGGAGGCAAATCCAAATGTTCCTAGACTTGTGATTATTgcgaaaataatgtttaaacgtTAAAAAAAAGGCCCCTCGTAAGGGTGCAGACATTTTGTTATGTCACTTATACCCACGCACACAAACACTGAAAGACCTGAACACAGTTGCATGGGACAATGGGTATTTCTGATGTCATCAGGAAGGGTGGGATCTGGGaatactcacatttgattggctaaaatagtatcGACATTTATCAAATGTCTGCCTGTGCTAAAGGTGGCCTCTTTCTGGAAATACTGgctttttaaagggatccacggctagaaagacttgtagttctataaaaaatatacattattatgagtttaaataatttgatattgaaacccttcttgatgttttcgtttttataacatttgtaaaattggtttaactagtaggtcgccattgttgttgacgtcacagggcggtgacgtcacttggttacGGTGCCGGGCTTCCGAGTATGACttaaacataaacatgtcatctgatcTGTCAATTTGAACcatagaggaacattaatgagcatgacagcactgttgacATTTCACAAAAcaggcagcaaaagcaaaatgaacaggaaagacgggatgagacgagacgacagtatgacaaaaccggtgttctgccaaaatgtgctacaccagcgAAATGTCCTACAAGGGGCGAATTTGACACACAAAGTACCaccgtgtgctttcagcttgttttgtttagatgcatacagatagaacatactaaagatgccttaagaaaacgtacgttgtaatatcaaataagggtggtttttataaatacgctacgtgactaatgtagtcaacagatcaacaatctgctttaaagctacaacaagaaaacacaatgcttaaaagtgtgagagagaaacacatgcaaaaagtattttgaggtgatgaaaaagtaataaaagactcaataaaaagacaaatactaagtactcgccgcttttaaccgatgtgcgcatgtgttggacgtctcgccatgTAGAaggaattagagctgaaacgaatactcgagcaaatcgagtttaaaaactgatccgagtaattttatccacctcgaggaatcgtttaattttgccagctctaagcatcacgttttgcccgggctCCTTTTAATGGGTGAcaatgcgctgacgtcacgtgcgtagaagaaacaattaaaaaaaataaaaccttactgcagccgacagccgttacaaactgcgccgacgttgctaaaaactactccCGCGTCTTGCTacagtggtagcaggtagtgtctgatgcatgtcatagatatcatatgtacgtagaactagatgcgaaatgactaactcggcggcgttaataaaacagccgccatcttaaagcaggacacTTCTCAccgctcataaataagattaacgttactgtcactcgctcatgtaacattatccctgcggagggctaggtttctattcattatgaccactgtcgatgcgtggctagctcttacatacaggctttatttaatctgtgaaaacagcgcagtagagtgattagggtgtaaaataaaaacttaataatgctaactgtcaattttagctcactagtcattgctggataaaacaccaagtagcactagtgcctaatgtgctccaatacagcacagcatttattttgaacactgcaaaaactcaaaatcctatcaggacttacagtttagactaacttaaaacttaactagaatttaTAGCTTGACgcaagtggaaattcaattgaaacacaagGGAAAAacactttcaagtgatgtgtgttatcaagcgtaatgacgtttttaggtaagaattttttttttttttaaactctaaacgttttttgattgaaagcagtgaattagtctttttttttttttatagtcacttttgagatgcagttgttggctgttttcaacaatgtacatcgaaaaataaagacattgattgactgaaaatggttcaatattagatgaaatgtcttgttttctcatctatatttattaattgctctttacctaaaaaaatatgtttgatctgattactcgattaaacgatagaattttcagtcgattactcgattactaaaatattctatagctgcagtcctagaaggaattgcagtaaccctcgtagtgttcgtctagtgacagtgacaaactacagtACATCATCTACCCCGAGGGTCCAATGTGCGCATAAAACatagcgccctccgtaggtcaaatcatgtactaaatatgaaagatttctaaataaatggtgatattttatgtgtttctaacaacatatttcagtaaaagagaacaattatggCTTACTAGAGCCTAAAAGTCTTtatgtccgaggttccctttaaaatgttTGAGCTAGCAGGTCGCTTGCAGTCCGAGGCCCACTTAATGGTCTAGAATTTTGTGTAACTAGCGTATTTTCTTTTCCAGTGGTGTGGGTTCTCGGTTGGATGTCTTCTCAGGGAGCACTAGTCTCAGCTTTCTTCTTGAGGAAGAGCCACCCTCCTCTGAAAGGTACTCCTGCTGCAGCAGAGGAGAGGTGGCCTTTGCGCTGCCTGAAGTGGATGTGCTCCGTGTAGATTCACCTTGCGGAGACACGTTTGCACCCAGGATGTCTCCTTCAGACACAGCTTGTAATTCAGTTTCACACCTTCCACCATCAAATAAACTGTCTACCGGACCAACTGCCACAGTCTGATTTTCTATTTGACGGTAACTTTTTGACAAATTCTCAACAGTGTTCATTGCTTTCGGAAGCTGAGGGTTTACCTCTTTTGAATTATCCATACTTGGAGATTTTGTAATTGGAAGGAAGGGGCTTAAAGGTTCAGATTCAGAGGCTAAATTAGATGTTTTATGCACAGTCTCAAGTCCTTGATCCGGGCCTGGGTCTGACATCACTTTTTGTTCAAGAGTAGTGTCAAGGTCCAACTGGCTTTTAGAGCAATTTTGGGTGTTTGAAGTATTAAGGGGTATGTTGGGTTCAAGTCCTCCAGGTTGGGGACCATGAAGTGGAGAAGTCTTTAACACACTTGACTGCATAGGGTTGGTGGCGCTGGGACTTGCTAGAAGAGATGTCACAGGTGAAATGAAGCCTACTTGCCTACTATCTGAAACTCCGCTCAAGGAAATGGAGCTACTACCTACCATGTTAGGAAACATACCAGAAGAGAGTAGTGAACCACCTGCTGGTATTGCTGTATTGAGTAAAAGACTTCCTCCCTGGACAGAGAGATTGCTGCCCACTTGCTGTGAATCTGCTGATCCTTGCAGGAGATGACTCTTTGAATGAATCATGTCGGCAGCAGAGAGAAGAAATGGTTGCTGAGAGGAAAGTTGAGAACTCCCAAGAACAATTTTAGCTTCATGGTGTGGAGCAGTCAGACTCTGCCCAGTTCCCTCTGCTATGATTGGTTGAGGTGTGTCTGTGGCGCCAGTAGCTGGAGAAACTGTTGTGAGTTGAGCCTTTCTTTGATGAGTCTGTGCTTGGTCGCCTTCTGTATCCTGGAAAATGTGCACACTATCAGATGTAGCTTTGACTCTTTGATCTTTTCCGACATCCTTCTTGTCATCATCTTCAATTAATCCCTCACTCGCTGGTATTTTTTTAGCTTTCCTGTTGTTTCCTTTTGAATGTTCACCTGAGCTTCCTCTGCTTCCCAACCGTTCCAGTTGTTCTTCTTCTTGTCTTCTGTCATTCCTCTTGGAGAGATTTCTCTGTTGCTCAGTTTTCCTTTTCGGATGGACTTTTGCCTTTCGAAGTGGTTTCAAGTTAGGCTTAGACTTTAGCAAGCCACTGGACTGTAGCTTTCCTTTGTGGTGCCTCTGCACTTCTCTCTCCATGTTTCTGGACATATTCACTATATCAGACCTTCTTCCAGTTGCTTGACGATTTCTTTCCATACTGAATGTCACATTTCTGGTTTGCAGGTTTTTCGTTCCGTCCAACTGGTTGGAATCGATACCCCTCCATCTATCGCCAATATTACCGATAGTGTCATCGAACAGAGACGTGTCTCTCATGTTAGAATGAATCCTACTTTCTCTCATAGTCTTTGCTGACTTCCCATTTGCCCTGTGGCAGCTCTTACAAATGACCTTCCCAGGTTGTCTACTCCCCATATCAAACCTCACACCTAGCTCATTGTTTGCTTGATAACCAGCTGGGATATCTGGTGTGTGACTGAAGGCGTCTTTCCATTTACGAGATGAAGGTACGGAACTACCACTAGACAGAACATTGTGAGGAATGCCTCTTCCCAGAATTTCTTGTTGGCTCTCAAGTTGCTTCCTCTCCTTCTCCTCCTCTGTGACCAACATCCTCAGTCTCCTCATGTCTCCTTCCAGCATTACACCATTGTTTCCGTTATCCCATTGATTTAGCTTTGATCCTTCAACTTTACAATCTGGACACatgaaatgtctgtcatcttCATCAGCTCTGAGATGAAACTGGCTTCCATAGCCGTCTGTCCCTATGCCGGATGGTATGCTTTTACTGTCCAATAGGTGATGAGTGTGCAAAAAATGCTTCCTGTGCTTCTCATCAACATCATAGTGATTAGTGAGATAGTTAGCCACTGGTCCATTGCCTTCTTCTGTCCCTCTCTGTTTTTGACTTTGTATTGCTTTCTTTCGGTGAGAAACTTGATAGTAGATCAAGACTATCAGCAGTGTCAAGCATATGCCACCTAAAACGAGAAAGATGTGTATTAACTAGCGATGTACCGAAAAGTCGTGACAGGAAATTCCCGTTTGAAAGGTCGCGAAAATTGGTTTCAGTCCGAAATTACCCCCCAACCCCAAATATTAATAAGGCTGGGCACCCATCCCAGTATCTTCTTAAATCCAGTACGGGTCTCTGTTGAGATATATTGCGCACCTTACTGTGTATACATTTCTGACAGATAGGTCTGGACTGCTATCAAGTGAGTCTTGTACTCACACTTTTACTAAAAAGCCAGGCTGCTGAAACATGAGCAGAATGTTGAATGGGATTTGAATGGGTCTTGCTGAAAACAGCAGGACAGCCCTGAAAATGATGGAGCTTGTATGGCAGCATATGTTCCTTTAAGCACCTTTCACAATTAATGGTGCCTTCACAGATGCTAAAGTTTTCCATGCCATCAGCACAAATACTCTCatacaatgagttcatttaGATTTCTCCAGATTCTGTTAATCTTTTGATTATATTATAGACAGATGGGGAAATcccaaaattcttgcaaattgtTTGTCGGGTATAATTTTTcctaaaaatgtttaattttttatgttcacaCAGTTTTGCAGTCATGCAAAAAGCGGGGaatacagtgaaaaaaatgttcTGTGTATTCCTTCATTTTTCGTGGTTTTCGTAAAAAAAGCGAAAAGCGGGGAATACAGTAACATTTTTCCGCTGTATTCCCGcgtttttcgtaaaaaacgcaAAAACCGCGAACGCTGCGAAAAGCAGGCGAatacagtgatttttttttttttttgctgtattccctcgtttttcacggtgtTTGCGATTTTTACAAAAACACGTGAAAACCGGCTTAACGagttatatatagtatatatagttATAGTACTGCACTATAGATGCCACAACATTACGCTaacaccaagggcgtaggtttgcatagggacggtagggacataacactaccaacttttcaacaacttttaagcaaccttatttgcattatacaatgagttcagctataaaggtaatttaaattgtcttccaatgtgttgttaggatagaattgatcccaccattattaagtggaTTGATTTTATTAtgatcagacttacatttacccctttttaacTTGCTATTTAGTAGTGCAGTCCATTTTCCCCCCCCTCAAATGcacttttgattggctgatgactagaacccccacattcacacaaaaatgtattttagggctgtcaaacgattaaaatttttaatcgagctaatcacagcttaaaaattaattaatcgtaattaatcgctattcaaaccatcgataaaatatgccatatttttctgtaaattattgttggaatggaaagataagacacaagacggatatattcattcaacatactgtacataagtactgtatttgtttattataacaataaatcaacaagatggcattaacattattaacattctgttaaagcgatccatggatagaaagacttgtagttcttaaaagataaatgttagtacaagttatagaaatgttatattaaaacgcctctttatgtattcgttttaataaaatttgtaaaattttcaatcaaaaaataaactattagctcgccattgttgaagtcaataattacaccatgctcatggtgctgaaacccataaaatcagtcgcacccaagcgccagcagaggtcgacaaaacaccaaaaaacacaagtaacaagtgcacacgaCACTGTGCTGTaattttcatctgtttgagcggggcatgtgtgttaaatgcgtcaaattttttaacgtgaataatttaaaaaattaattaccgcccgttgacacgataattttgacagccctaatttattttccacatcattaaaaaaatatatatatatatttgcagcctatgcacatTTTAACCCCACctcaaaaaactttaaaagcaCAACCACTCTAAACttcctttatatgaagcaagcatttaaaaaaatgactttctccttatgaaaatgattttgacttttttcatttttatgtaggAACCAGccatttttgagaaatgtacccaatctgttggtctcattaatgtcccgtccccagcaaaaagtgtacatgcaggttatgctgttatagcatccctaccaattttgagaccaaacctacgcccttggctaaCACTATAACGGTAATAAGCTATTTTAGTTTAAAATCACAAAGATTCTGTTTGAATACCTCCtcgttattattacaatatttcaaaaatgtttcaacAGTGTATTTTGTATGAAAtccggtgaaattggtagacctagtcttggcattgctggcaaaatcataataaatctaatatgtagaataaagaggaaaaatgtaacgactcttgtgtagcccaaagtagcggagtaagagtagtgttttttcccttcacaaatatactcaagtaaaataaaaagtatggaTAAGTAAaattactcttagaagtacatttttctcaaaaagttacttaacGAAATGTAAcgcagtacatgtaacgcgttactacccacgttCTGCTCATAATACAAATGTGTATTTAAATTACAGAGGAAAGGAATACAATCATGACTCAAAATACATAAATTATtgtattctatttttatttatataatacACAAGGTCCCTACTTAATTTGACTTATGGTTTGTATTACATGCTTACCCAAAaagcagagaacagctgtaATGGCCAAATCCCGGGCATATACTTGAGGAGTCACAGTGTCTTTCTTCTCTATCTGTACTGTGATGTTTTGATTGGACGGGACACA
The DNA window shown above is from Corythoichthys intestinalis isolate RoL2023-P3 chromosome 14, ASM3026506v1, whole genome shotgun sequence and carries:
- the lrrc53 gene encoding uncharacterized protein lrrc53, translated to MVCVSADNPAVTTVLELTEANCVPSNQNITVQIEKKDTVTPQVYARDLAITAVLCFLGGICLTLLIVLIYYQVSHRKKAIQSQKQRGTEEGNGPVANYLTNHYDVDEKHRKHFLHTHHLLDSKSIPSGIGTDGYGSQFHLRADEDDRHFMCPDCKVEGSKLNQWDNGNNGVMLEGDMRRLRMLVTEEEKERKQLESQQEILGRGIPHNVLSSGSSVPSSRKWKDAFSHTPDIPAGYQANNELGVRFDMGSRQPGKVICKSCHRANGKSAKTMRESRIHSNMRDTSLFDDTIGNIGDRWRGIDSNQLDGTKNLQTRNVTFSMERNRQATGRRSDIVNMSRNMEREVQRHHKGKLQSSGLLKSKPNLKPLRKAKVHPKRKTEQQRNLSKRNDRRQEEEQLERLGSRGSSGEHSKGNNRKAKKIPASEGLIEDDDKKDVGKDQRVKATSDSVHIFQDTEGDQAQTHQRKAQLTTVSPATGATDTPQPIIAEGTGQSLTAPHHEAKIVLGSSQLSSQQPFLLSAADMIHSKSHLLQGSADSQQVGSNLSVQGGSLLLNTAIPAGGSLLSSGMFPNMVGSSSISLSGVSDSRQVGFISPVTSLLASPSATNPMQSSVLKTSPLHGPQPGGLEPNIPLNTSNTQNCSKSQLDLDTTLEQKVMSDPGPDQGLETVHKTSNLASESEPLSPFLPITKSPSMDNSKEVNPQLPKAMNTVENLSKSYRQIENQTVAVGPVDSLFDGGRCETELQAVSEGDILGANVSPQGESTRSTSTSGSAKATSPLLQQEYLSEEGGSSSRRKLRLVLPEKTSNREPTPLEKKIR